A genomic region of Streptomyces sp. R33 contains the following coding sequences:
- a CDS encoding ABC transporter permease, with protein MHATPSPPGRSIGRLGPALGAAGAVLALWCLLAGSGAVAPGLLPTPGETAAALADSARSGILAADLGASLARAGQGFVLGALVGGALGFATGYLPRLSAAVTPVISFLRPIPAIALVPLATAWFGIGETAKRLLIAYAVLLAVWLYVHDGVSRVPASHLRAARSLGAPLHRRFTEVLLPAAAPALLAALRYGASVALLALVAAELGGADSGLAYRLQVDGQFLRVDRMFAGLLVLGLLGVAVDLVLAAVGRRFVHWSDS; from the coding sequence GTGCACGCCACCCCTTCACCGCCCGGCCGCAGCATCGGCCGCCTCGGCCCGGCCCTGGGCGCGGCAGGCGCCGTGCTCGCGCTGTGGTGCCTGCTCGCGGGGTCCGGTGCGGTGGCCCCTGGGCTGCTGCCCACGCCCGGTGAGACCGCGGCCGCGCTCGCGGACAGCGCCCGCAGCGGCATCCTGGCCGCTGATCTCGGCGCCAGCCTGGCTCGCGCAGGGCAGGGTTTCGTGCTCGGCGCCCTCGTGGGCGGCGCGCTGGGCTTCGCCACCGGCTATCTGCCGAGGCTGTCCGCCGCCGTCACCCCGGTGATCTCCTTCCTGCGCCCGATCCCGGCCATCGCGCTGGTGCCGCTCGCGACCGCCTGGTTCGGCATCGGGGAGACCGCCAAGCGCCTGCTCATCGCGTACGCCGTGCTGCTCGCCGTCTGGCTGTACGTACACGACGGGGTGTCCCGGGTCCCGGCGTCCCATCTGCGGGCTGCCCGGTCGCTGGGGGCGCCGCTGCACCGGCGGTTCACCGAGGTGCTGCTGCCCGCCGCCGCGCCCGCACTGCTCGCCGCGTTGCGGTACGGGGCCTCGGTGGCGCTGCTCGCCCTGGTGGCGGCGGAACTGGGCGGCGCGGACAGCGGGCTGGCATACCGGCTCCAGGTGGACGGCCAGTTCCTGCGCGTGGACCGGATGTTCGCGGGGCTGCTCGTGCTCGGGCTGCTCGGCGTGGCCGTCGACCTCGTACTGGCCGCGGTCGGTCGCCGGTTCGTGCACTGGAGCGACTCATGA
- a CDS encoding helix-turn-helix domain-containing protein has product MSRPEPTPEAIEVGRVIRSCRKQRGVSMAVLATLSGLSQPFLSQLERGLATPSLSSIYRIAEALDVTPGTFLRPPARPGAVSHESDPQVIRVSEAAGQIAQVLIPGGRSALMEAYEHHFEPGQGERGWFEHPGEDFLYVLEGEIVLEVEGEEPLTLRAGQSAHHRGEVPHRCRLTGPAAARTLLVIANA; this is encoded by the coding sequence GTGTCTCGACCTGAACCCACGCCCGAGGCGATCGAGGTCGGACGGGTGATCCGGAGCTGCCGCAAACAGCGCGGCGTCTCCATGGCCGTCCTCGCCACGCTCTCCGGCCTCTCCCAGCCGTTCCTCAGCCAGCTCGAACGCGGCCTCGCCACCCCCAGTCTCAGCTCGATCTACCGGATCGCGGAGGCGCTGGACGTCACTCCGGGAACCTTCCTGCGCCCGCCCGCCCGGCCGGGTGCGGTCAGCCACGAGAGCGACCCACAGGTGATCCGCGTCAGCGAGGCCGCCGGGCAGATCGCCCAGGTCCTCATCCCCGGCGGGCGCAGCGCGCTGATGGAGGCCTACGAGCACCACTTCGAGCCCGGCCAGGGCGAGCGCGGCTGGTTCGAGCACCCCGGCGAGGACTTCCTCTACGTACTGGAGGGCGAGATCGTCCTCGAGGTCGAGGGCGAGGAACCGCTGACCCTGCGCGCCGGCCAGAGCGCCCACCACCGGGGTGAAGTCCCGCACCGCTGCCGCCTGACGGGCCCGGCCGCCGCCCGCACCCTGCTGGTCATCGCGAACGCCTGA
- a CDS encoding winged helix-turn-helix domain-containing protein, whose protein sequence is MTTAIPAPVLRRSPAPRLQLVGDRPPGVYVDGSHGGRVGYLVFLPADVDPVALMNAHGIRPEIRSLEPGTLPAPEPEPAPHPDAVQRDDGIRVDRARRLVEVDGRELELTYLEFDLLAHLVSHPYTVHTRDALISGIWGYGHIGDGRTVDVHVARLRRKLGPAYRDRISTVRRVGYKYVPDHQ, encoded by the coding sequence GTGACCACCGCAATTCCCGCACCCGTCCTCCGCCGTTCCCCGGCCCCGCGCCTCCAGCTGGTCGGCGACCGTCCGCCCGGTGTCTACGTCGACGGGAGCCATGGCGGCCGCGTCGGATACCTCGTGTTCCTGCCGGCGGACGTCGACCCGGTGGCGCTGATGAACGCGCACGGCATACGCCCGGAGATCCGTTCCCTCGAGCCCGGGACGCTTCCGGCTCCCGAGCCGGAACCGGCTCCGCACCCCGACGCCGTTCAGCGCGACGACGGCATCCGGGTCGACCGCGCACGTCGGCTGGTCGAGGTCGACGGCCGCGAACTCGAGCTCACCTACCTTGAGTTCGACCTATTGGCCCACCTCGTGTCCCATCCGTACACGGTCCACACGCGTGATGCCCTCATCTCGGGCATCTGGGGTTATGGGCACATCGGCGACGGCCGTACGGTCGACGTCCACGTAGCCCGACTGCGCCGCAAGCTCGGTCCCGCCTACCGGGACCGCATCTCCACCGTGCGCCGCGTCGGCTACAAGTACGTTCCCGACCACCAGTAG
- a CDS encoding acyl-CoA dehydrogenase, producing MRTTPGPTGHRSTDERRRALLRIARDVADDLAADAIARDQAGKPPTDETARLREAGLPAALTPPGPGRGADWRTGCAVIREIAAADSSVGDVLARHYVHAWSGRFYASHEHATALEEESVRERWLWTGAIRTPAPGGDTEGPDLTLRPRAAGYLLNGRRSVDTAVAAADQIVVDAVCAATGDVLVVRVPPGAQGVTVEPAHDRLGQRVAGAGEVVLDRVTITPGQVLGRRPHDEESTAPFTALAEPALRLALCHVGLGIAEGALTEARDLSRGSRAHRLPGEDPDLFLTYGELASAAQTATAVADRATEVMAHALATGVQLDAEVPAGVAALVATAEAVMSKATLHITARVLELADAPGLDRFWRNARVLTAHRPVAHRLRSIGEHYLNGSHRSVAAAFH from the coding sequence ATGCGGACGACACCCGGCCCCACCGGCCACCGATCCACCGACGAGCGGCGGCGCGCGCTCCTGCGTATCGCCCGCGATGTGGCGGACGACCTCGCCGCGGACGCCATCGCCCGCGATCAGGCCGGCAAGCCGCCGACCGACGAGACCGCCCGGCTGCGGGAAGCCGGCCTGCCGGCAGCCCTCACCCCGCCCGGGCCCGGCCGCGGGGCGGACTGGCGTACCGGATGCGCCGTCATACGGGAGATCGCCGCAGCGGACAGCTCTGTCGGCGACGTACTCGCCCGCCACTACGTACACGCCTGGAGCGGACGCTTCTACGCGAGTCACGAACACGCGACCGCCCTCGAAGAGGAGTCGGTGCGCGAGCGATGGCTGTGGACCGGGGCGATCCGCACTCCCGCCCCGGGCGGCGACACCGAGGGACCGGACCTCACGCTGAGGCCGCGCGCCGCAGGCTACCTGCTGAACGGGCGCCGGTCCGTGGACACGGCGGTGGCCGCAGCCGACCAGATCGTGGTGGACGCCGTTTGCGCCGCAACCGGTGACGTCCTCGTCGTACGCGTGCCACCCGGCGCACAGGGCGTGACCGTCGAACCCGCCCACGATCGCCTCGGGCAGCGGGTCGCCGGCGCCGGCGAGGTCGTCCTGGACAGGGTCACCATCACGCCGGGGCAGGTACTGGGCCGCCGGCCGCACGACGAGGAGTCGACAGCGCCCTTCACCGCGCTCGCGGAGCCGGCGCTCCGGCTCGCCCTGTGCCACGTCGGCCTCGGCATCGCCGAGGGCGCCCTCACCGAAGCACGCGACCTCAGCAGGGGCAGCCGCGCGCACCGGCTGCCCGGTGAGGACCCGGACCTCTTCCTGACGTACGGGGAACTCGCCTCTGCCGCTCAGACGGCCACCGCCGTGGCAGACCGGGCGACGGAGGTGATGGCGCACGCCCTCGCCACGGGCGTGCAGCTCGATGCCGAGGTACCCGCGGGCGTCGCCGCCCTGGTCGCCACGGCCGAGGCCGTGATGTCGAAGGCCACCCTGCACATCACCGCCCGGGTGCTCGAGCTCGCCGATGCCCCCGGGCTGGACCGGTTCTGGCGCAACGCCCGCGTCCTGACGGCCCACCGCCCGGTCGCTCACCGCCTGCGCTCCATCGGCGAGCACTACCTCAACGGCTCCCACCGCTCGGTGGCTGCGGCCTTCCACTGA
- a CDS encoding Rrf2 family transcriptional regulator produces the protein MRISARADYAVRAALQLAAAQDDGPVKAEAIADAQDIPHKFLEGILNDMRRGGLVLSQRGGNGGYRLAKPAGSISIADVIRVVDGPLVSVRGVRPPDLSYTGPAESLLPLWIALRANVREILDGVTLADVASSDLPSDVSALTDTPGAWTNP, from the coding sequence ATGCGGATCTCAGCCAGGGCGGACTACGCGGTACGTGCCGCACTGCAGCTTGCCGCGGCACAGGATGACGGGCCGGTGAAGGCCGAAGCCATCGCCGACGCCCAGGACATCCCCCACAAGTTCCTCGAGGGCATCCTGAACGACATGCGCCGAGGCGGTCTCGTGCTCAGCCAGCGCGGCGGCAACGGCGGCTACCGGCTGGCGAAGCCCGCCGGGTCCATCAGCATCGCGGATGTGATCCGCGTCGTGGACGGACCGCTCGTCTCGGTGCGCGGAGTCCGCCCGCCGGACCTGTCCTACACCGGCCCCGCCGAGTCGCTGCTCCCCCTGTGGATCGCACTGCGGGCCAACGTGCGCGAGATCCTCGACGGCGTGACACTCGCCGACGTCGCGTCGTCCGACCTGCCCTCTGACGTATCGGCGCTGACCGATACCCCCGGGGCCTGGACCAATCCCTGA
- a CDS encoding putative leader peptide, whose product MLPLTSRRHIDLVRTSSAICQPC is encoded by the coding sequence ATGCTGCCTCTGACCTCCCGCCGACACATCGACCTGGTCCGTACGTCCAGCGCCATCTGTCAGCCCTGCTGA